In a genomic window of Candidatus Bathyarchaeota archaeon:
- the mce gene encoding methylmalonyl-CoA epimerase, translating into MIVGLDHIGIAVNKINDVLPIYEQLLGLKLEKLKEAKQHKIKAAFLAVGETSIELIEPLNKESPVSKFLEKRGQGIHHVAFKVDNIEKMLEQLRDKGVVLIDEKPRTGIEGGKIAFLHPKNTGNILIELCEH; encoded by the coding sequence GTGATTGTTGGACTGGACCATATTGGGATAGCCGTAAACAAAATAAACGATGTTCTACCCATCTACGAGCAGCTCTTAGGATTGAAACTGGAGAAACTGAAAGAGGCTAAGCAGCACAAGATTAAGGCGGCTTTTTTGGCTGTTGGAGAAACAAGCATTGAGTTGATAGAACCCTTGAACAAAGAAAGCCCAGTGTCAAAATTCTTGGAAAAGCGAGGTCAAGGAATACACCATGTAGCGTTTAAAGTTGACAACATAGAAAAAATGCTTGAACAACTAAGAGACAAAGGAGTAGTGTTAATTGACGAGAAGCCTAGAACGGGCATTGAAGGCGGAAAGATAGCGTTTTTGCATCCGAAAAACACTGGAAACATCTTAATAGAGCTGTGTGAACACTAG
- a CDS encoding DUF3227 domain-containing protein: MGIKKDKFHKTLLFALDESIKNIFGKNTAQAVYYHLEKRHLLKLEDILEKPQTFSEAIKEMFGETGAEVIETLLVKDLRTKFRVKGQRKETGKLVDCLDGLKITCIEK, from the coding sequence TTGGGAATCAAAAAAGACAAGTTTCACAAAACGTTGCTATTCGCCTTGGATGAAAGCATAAAAAATATTTTTGGAAAAAATACAGCACAGGCAGTTTACTATCATCTGGAGAAAAGGCATCTGCTGAAACTTGAAGACATCCTTGAAAAACCCCAAACTTTCTCCGAGGCTATTAAAGAAATGTTCGGGGAAACAGGCGCTGAGGTGATTGAGACTCTACTTGTGAAAGATTTGCGTACAAAATTTAGAGTCAAAGGTCAAAGGAAAGAAACAGGCAAATTAGTCGATTGCTTAGACGGATTGAAAATCACATGCATCGAGAAATGA
- a CDS encoding AsnC family protein — MRRRLDFFDLRILEGLGTYGPRNILSVARKLGLPEATLRRRLKQMLSQVFLQSNVYHTNIGLKKVIVFAKAIQGYENLLYKCLDAHDYVIYISRSYGSFEGCFAIFAVPVERCPDFERFLEYLENEGVAERIRHHWSTCFQTVNLKCDWYDEDSESWDFFWKEWIQEALIEGTELPFTLKDPPEYPLKGDKLDIFILKELELDATISLKAIATKLKTSVPLIKYHYDKHIINRRLLEGFQIIYYPFDKSRSNGFFFMFMFDNLENMSKFARSLLDKPFARSLGKIFGEPSLFAHIYLPLAEFRNFVDSLGELIRRSFLQGYEYVIQDMEITQRYTIPYKSFKNESWLYEQEKYLQKIDALIYAEKPSLAKMKKRQIPYLRKN; from the coding sequence ATGCGAAGAAGGCTGGATTTCTTTGATTTGAGGATACTTGAAGGATTAGGAACTTATGGACCGCGAAATATACTGTCAGTTGCAAGAAAACTTGGCTTGCCTGAGGCAACTTTGCGCAGAAGGCTAAAACAGATGCTTTCCCAAGTTTTTTTACAATCCAATGTCTATCACACTAATATAGGTCTTAAAAAAGTAATTGTCTTCGCAAAAGCCATTCAAGGTTATGAAAATCTGCTCTACAAGTGCTTGGATGCCCATGATTATGTAATCTACATCTCTCGAAGCTACGGTTCATTTGAAGGGTGTTTTGCAATTTTTGCCGTTCCGGTAGAGCGCTGCCCTGATTTTGAACGGTTTCTGGAGTACTTGGAAAACGAAGGAGTTGCGGAACGTATTCGGCATCATTGGTCAACTTGCTTTCAAACTGTGAACCTAAAATGTGATTGGTATGATGAGGATTCAGAAAGTTGGGATTTCTTCTGGAAAGAATGGATTCAAGAAGCCCTTATTGAAGGAACAGAATTACCATTTACTCTGAAAGACCCGCCGGAGTACCCATTGAAGGGAGATAAATTGGACATCTTCATTTTGAAAGAACTCGAGTTGGACGCTACAATAAGTCTAAAAGCGATAGCCACGAAGTTGAAGACTAGTGTGCCTCTGATCAAATATCACTACGACAAACATATTATCAATCGACGTTTGCTTGAAGGTTTTCAAATCATTTATTATCCTTTCGACAAATCAAGGTCTAATGGGTTCTTTTTCATGTTCATGTTTGACAACTTAGAAAATATGTCAAAATTCGCGCGTTCGCTGCTAGACAAGCCGTTTGCTCGTTCTTTGGGTAAAATCTTCGGAGAGCCATCGCTTTTTGCCCACATTTATCTGCCCTTAGCGGAATTTAGAAACTTTGTAGACAGCTTAGGTGAATTAATTAGGAGAAGTTTCTTGCAAGGATATGAGTATGTAATTCAGGACATGGAAATCACCCAACGTTATACGATACCTTACAAATCTTTCAAAAATGAATCGTGGCTGTATGAG